Within the Telopea speciosissima isolate NSW1024214 ecotype Mountain lineage chromosome 4, Tspe_v1, whole genome shotgun sequence genome, the region ATTCTTCTCGGGCCTTTATCCTGCCGTTTTCAATTGGTCCGATCATTTCATTGTAAAGTTGGGCTATGAAGACATCAACTGGGACCTGAGACCATTGAAGTTGTCGATAACCACtaagggccataaaccattcaCGAAGAGTGCCATGAGTCCTAGCAAGGAACTTTGTAATGACACTTGCATCAGTGGTTCCTTCTTGGAGTAGTTCAGCTGTTAACCAAGCATGGAATTCAGAGATCTTGTCAGGCCACTTGTGAAAAGGGATGCCGTCAAAAGTGAACAATTGCTTGGGATCCTGATTGGAGAATGGATATGTGGCATGTGGAGGCTGTGGCTGTGGTGGCTGCTGGGGCACATGATCGGCTCCATGGACTGATTCATGATCACTTTCACTTTCAACAAATGGCTGGGTGGTGGTTCCGGTGGCTGCAGTTGTACTTGGACCTTGAGTAGTGGGCCAGGTTTGGAAAACTGGTGGAGGAGGGTCCTCATAAGTATCGCAGGAACTGGAGGTGTTGGATGAAAATTCTTGGGTTAGGGAGAGGACAGGGACTGGACCTGGATCTGGATCTTTCATGGTAAGCTGTGATAAGTAATGAGAGTATTGGAGTTTTGAGCTGGGGGAAGAATGGAATAGGCCGGTTTTGTAGTGAGAGGTTTACTGAAAAGAGTCTGGGTTAGAGGAGGAACCCATGGAACAAATGGCGGAGGACCAGGTGGGGTGTGACCAGGGATGGTCTGGAATGTAGGCTGAGAGGTAGGGGTGACAGGTGGTGTGAGGTAGGAGGGTAAAGAAACGATTGGTGGTTTAAACAATTGCCGCAAATGTAACATTATCAGTTAGAATTTGATGCTCTCACAGTTGAGTTACATATGTgtcacccttctttttcttactGCATACTTCCTTACAACCCAGGTGGGAGAAACCAGGCCATAGCCCACTCTTTGGCTACGATTTCTGGTACCAACCACGGCACAAAACTATGATAAGCTCTTCATGGGGAGCTCCAGCTGCTTTTACAAAAGGATTCAATCTTCAGCATGTTTCAGATGGTCTGTATGGACGACATTTACATGTATACAGCTGGCCTGATGGTGAACTAAAACAAACTTTGGATCTTGGCAATACAGGACTGCTACCATTGGAGGTAATAGCAGGAGTTATCTTTTACAACCTCTTCTAATGTCTTAAAGCTTTTAGGCCTTTTCTTTTGTTAGTTTCCATCTATTGGGATGTAATACAGCATGTGGGGTCCTTTACATGAAACAATACACTCATTTGCAGATCAGGTTTTTGCATGATCCTTCAAAAGATACAGGTTTTGTGGGGTGTGCTTTAACAAGTAACATGGTGAGATTTTTCAAGACTGCAGATGGATCATGGGATCATGAGGTTTGCTCATAATTCAATGACTTGCaattcattttctttattatgTTATGCGACCACCAACATTCCTAACTCTCATATTCATTAAACAGGTTGCAATTTCTGTGGAATCATTGAAGGTGAAGAACTGGATTCTTCCAGAAATGCCTGGGCTTATAACCGATTTTTTGATATCTCTTGATGATCGTTACTTCTACTTCGTGAACTGGCTTCATGGAGATGTCAGGCAATATAACATTGAGGATCCTAAGAAACCTGTATTGACAGGCCAAGTGTGGGTTGGGGGACTAATTCAAAAGGGAAGCCCTATTGTGGCTGTGGCAGAAGATGGGACAGAACGGCAATTTGATGTCCCCGAAATACAGGTTTGTTCCTACATTTCTCTGAAGTTTATATGTTTTGTGGCTCAGGTTGGTCTTGTACCATCCTTACATTGTGTTTCTGTGGAACCTTGATCCATAGTTTTCTCTCTATCATTTTGTTAATTTGTTCAGTTTTCTGGACTCACACTAATTGGCCTCTGTAACATGGAATGACAAATTTCTATCATTACTTCTTTTCAGGGTCATCGTCTGAGGGGAGGGCCTCAGATGATCCAATTAAGTTTAGATGGAAAGCGGCTCTATGTTACCAACTCACTCTTCAGTGTGTGGGATCGCCAGTTCTACCCAGATCTTGTAGAGAAAGGGTCACACATGTTACAGATCGACGTTGACACGGAGAAAGGTGGCCTGGCATTAAACCCA harbors:
- the LOC122658439 gene encoding selenium-binding protein 2-like isoform X1, whose amino-acid sequence is MGTLAVQHVTVSDKVNGGLDHGCCSKGPGYASPIEAMSGPRETILYVTCVYSGTGREKPDYLGTVDVDPSSPTYSKVIHRLPVPYLHDELHHSGWNSCSSCHGDPTADRRFLVLPSLVSGRIYAIDTKNQRAPSLHKVVEPEEIVTKTGLAYPHTSHCLASGDIMLSCLGDKDGNAEGNGFLLLDSDFNVKGRWEKPGHSPLFGYDFWYQPRHKTMISSSWGAPAAFTKGFNLQHVSDGLYGRHLHVYSWPDGELKQTLDLGNTGLLPLEIRFLHDPSKDTGFVGCALTSNMVRFFKTADGSWDHEVAISVESLKVKNWILPEMPGLITDFLISLDDRYFYFVNWLHGDVRQYNIEDPKKPVLTGQVWVGGLIQKGSPIVAVAEDGTERQFDVPEIQGHRLRGGPQMIQLSLDGKRLYVTNSLFSVWDRQFYPDLVEKGSHMLQIDVDTEKGGLALNPNFFVDFGSEPEGPSLAHEMRYPGGDCTSDIWN
- the LOC122658439 gene encoding selenium-binding protein 2-like isoform X2 produces the protein MSGPRETILYVTCVYSGTGREKPDYLGTVDVDPSSPTYSKVIHRLPVPYLHDELHHSGWNSCSSCHGDPTADRRFLVLPSLVSGRIYAIDTKNQRAPSLHKVVEPEEIVTKTGLAYPHTSHCLASGDIMLSCLGDKDGNAEGNGFLLLDSDFNVKGRWEKPGHSPLFGYDFWYQPRHKTMISSSWGAPAAFTKGFNLQHVSDGLYGRHLHVYSWPDGELKQTLDLGNTGLLPLEIRFLHDPSKDTGFVGCALTSNMVRFFKTADGSWDHEVAISVESLKVKNWILPEMPGLITDFLISLDDRYFYFVNWLHGDVRQYNIEDPKKPVLTGQVWVGGLIQKGSPIVAVAEDGTERQFDVPEIQGHRLRGGPQMIQLSLDGKRLYVTNSLFSVWDRQFYPDLVEKGSHMLQIDVDTEKGGLALNPNFFVDFGSEPEGPSLAHEMRYPGGDCTSDIWN